A stretch of the uncultured Desulfobacter sp. genome encodes the following:
- a CDS encoding M23 family metallopeptidase: protein MLKRADLNNAALRETITCQKTEIEDQRRQIQLFAGEIQGFKEKITTLEQLENQLRLIADIDKSGHSSGLLGIGGVSETDLDQDLPLTTRHNALIREMHHQVKQIRTVADKEKLDFNELINKLQKKKNLLAASPSIKPVSGVITSPFGYRRSPFTGRRTFHSGLDISNRMGTKIVSTAAGKVVFAGRKSGYGNVVIIDHGYGKATKYAHLRDILVKKRQHVKRGEAIATLGNTGRTTGPHLHYEVLVNGTPVNPAKYILN from the coding sequence TTGCTTAAAAGAGCTGACCTTAATAACGCCGCCCTGCGTGAAACAATTACCTGCCAAAAAACAGAAATTGAAGACCAGAGACGTCAAATTCAACTATTTGCCGGAGAAATTCAGGGATTTAAAGAAAAAATCACAACACTTGAACAATTAGAAAACCAGCTACGTCTCATTGCCGATATTGACAAATCCGGGCATTCCTCAGGCCTTTTAGGCATCGGTGGCGTATCAGAAACAGATCTTGATCAAGACCTGCCCCTTACCACCCGCCACAACGCGCTGATACGGGAGATGCACCATCAGGTAAAACAGATCAGAACTGTTGCGGATAAAGAAAAATTAGATTTTAATGAACTGATCAACAAACTGCAAAAAAAGAAAAATCTGCTGGCCGCCTCCCCGTCCATCAAACCGGTCTCGGGTGTTATCACCTCGCCCTTTGGCTACCGCAGATCTCCATTTACCGGAAGGAGAACCTTTCATTCAGGCCTTGATATCTCCAATCGAATGGGCACTAAAATTGTTTCAACTGCGGCCGGCAAAGTGGTTTTTGCAGGGAGAAAATCCGGATACGGGAATGTTGTCATCATTGACCACGGATATGGGAAAGCCACCAAGTATGCGCATCTAAGGGATATTCTGGTGAAAAAACGCCAACATGTTAAACGCGGAGAAGCCATTGCCACCTTAGGCAATACCGGTCGGACCACAGGCCCCCATCTTCACTATGAAGTTCTTGTCAACGGAACCCCTGTCAATCCCGCAAAATATATCCTTAATTAA
- a CDS encoding phosphate ABC transporter substrate-binding protein, with translation MKKMLAGISTLVVCFIMLTDISFAGELVLKGSTTVLPIAQKAAEAYMAEYPDVKISLSGGGSGNGIKALIDGTTHIGNASRFIKTKEVETAVNRGVYPVPFRIALDAIIPVVNPSNSITNLTMTQLKDIYLGKIRDWKQVGGNPGKIVVISRDSSSGTFGVWKDLVMLKERVVPSALTVPSNGGIVQAIANTPGAIGYIGLGYLNKDLKAVTVDGIEGTEENTLNGIYPISRALFMFTNGWPEGDTISFLSFILSKKGQELVREAGSIPLF, from the coding sequence ATGAAGAAAATGTTGGCAGGTATTTCTACACTTGTGGTTTGTTTTATAATGTTGACCGATATCTCCTTTGCCGGGGAGTTGGTCCTTAAGGGGTCTACAACCGTTCTTCCCATTGCCCAGAAGGCTGCAGAAGCCTATATGGCCGAGTACCCCGATGTGAAAATTTCTCTTTCCGGCGGCGGGTCCGGCAACGGTATTAAGGCACTTATTGACGGGACCACCCATATCGGCAATGCGTCCCGGTTCATTAAGACCAAAGAGGTGGAAACAGCCGTAAACCGTGGGGTTTATCCCGTACCTTTCAGGATTGCCCTGGATGCGATTATCCCGGTGGTTAATCCATCCAATTCAATAACCAACCTGACCATGACCCAGCTAAAGGACATTTACCTTGGAAAAATAAGGGACTGGAAGCAGGTGGGCGGGAATCCCGGTAAAATCGTTGTGATATCCAGGGACAGCTCTTCAGGTACCTTTGGCGTATGGAAAGACCTGGTCATGCTCAAGGAACGGGTGGTGCCCAGCGCCTTGACCGTGCCTTCCAACGGCGGGATTGTCCAAGCCATTGCCAATACCCCCGGTGCCATCGGATATATCGGACTTGGATACCTGAATAAAGATCTTAAGGCTGTGACCGTTGACGGGATTGAGGGCACCGAAGAGAACACCCTAAACGGCATCTATCCCATTTCCAGGGCATTGTTCATGTTTACCAACGGCTGGCCCGAAGGTGACACCATCTCCTTTTTATCTTTTATTTTGTCAAAGAAAGGTCAGGAGCTGGTGAGAGAGGCCGGATCCATTCCCTTGTTTTAA
- the secA gene encoding preprotein translocase subunit SecA, translating into MVLNLLTKLFGSNNDRILKKIQPIIDQINEFEPQIQALSDTQIGEKTIEFKNRLANSETLDDILPEAFALVREASVRTLGLRHYDVQLIGGIALHRGIIAEMKTGEGKTLMSTLPAYLNALTGKGVHIVTVNDYLAKRDAEWMSQVYNFLGLTVGVILHDMGAQDRKTAYAADITYGTNNEFGFDYLRDNMKFDPEELAQGELNFAIVDEVDSILIDEARTPLIISGPAEKSTHLYTQANTIIPAFEKETDYTFDEESKSVSLTEDGIAKGEKLLNVDNLYDPANIELLHHLNQALKAHVIFKRDTDYIVKNGQVVIVDEFTGRLMSGRRYSEGLHQALEAKEGVKIENENQTLAAITFQNYFRMYEKLSGMTGTAETEAEEFKKIYNLDVLVIPTHKPMVREDRADLIYKTQAEKYDAAIKEIIQLHKKGQPVLVGTISIDVSESLSEKLKKKGVKHNVLNAKHHKAEAEIVANAGQKGAVTISTNMAGRGTDIKLGEGVKELGGLHILGTSRHESRRIDNQLRGRSGRQGDPGSSRFYLSLEDDLLRIFGGDRIHAVMDRLGIEEGEHIEHKFISKAIENAQSKVEGHNFEIRKHLLEYDDVMNQQREIIYRQRRQALTSKDLKQAAQDMMEDVSYDLVEGFMLDKTPLKECDLEALSSAIKGQFNMDLSLDKPVQDNFSADQLGQFIFDASQALYKKKEEIYGPEIMRHVERFIILQTVDTRWKEHLLNMDHLKEGIGLRGYAQQDPLRIYKKEGFDMFQDLMNRIKQEIVDILFKIQIASPTQVEEMKQEEQQDLTFSSHADESASKQPVRRSSEKVQRNEPCPCGSGKKYKKCCGQ; encoded by the coding sequence ATGGTACTCAATCTTCTGACTAAACTCTTCGGATCCAACAATGACAGGATCCTTAAAAAAATCCAGCCCATCATTGACCAGATCAACGAATTTGAGCCCCAGATCCAGGCTCTATCAGATACCCAGATCGGTGAAAAAACAATTGAGTTTAAAAACCGCCTGGCAAATTCGGAAACCTTGGACGACATTCTTCCCGAGGCCTTTGCTCTGGTCAGGGAGGCATCAGTTCGAACCCTTGGACTTCGCCATTATGATGTCCAGCTCATCGGCGGTATTGCATTGCACCGCGGCATCATTGCAGAGATGAAAACAGGTGAAGGCAAAACCTTGATGTCCACCCTGCCCGCCTACCTCAATGCCCTTACCGGCAAAGGGGTTCACATCGTTACGGTCAATGATTATCTGGCTAAACGTGATGCAGAATGGATGTCCCAGGTGTATAATTTCTTAGGGCTGACCGTAGGCGTGATCCTACATGACATGGGCGCCCAGGACCGTAAAACAGCCTATGCCGCCGACATCACATACGGCACCAACAATGAATTTGGGTTCGACTACCTGCGGGACAACATGAAATTCGACCCCGAGGAACTGGCCCAGGGCGAGCTGAACTTTGCCATTGTGGATGAGGTGGACTCCATTCTCATTGACGAGGCAAGAACCCCTTTGATTATTTCAGGGCCTGCTGAAAAATCCACCCACCTGTACACCCAGGCCAATACTATTATCCCGGCGTTTGAAAAAGAGACCGATTATACCTTTGATGAAGAATCTAAAAGCGTATCCCTTACCGAAGACGGCATTGCAAAGGGAGAAAAGCTGCTCAATGTGGACAATCTTTATGATCCGGCCAATATTGAGCTTTTGCACCACCTCAACCAGGCGTTAAAGGCCCATGTCATTTTCAAACGGGACACGGATTACATTGTAAAAAACGGCCAGGTTGTCATTGTGGATGAATTTACAGGCCGGCTCATGAGTGGGCGGCGCTACTCGGAAGGTCTACACCAGGCCCTTGAGGCCAAGGAGGGGGTTAAAATTGAAAATGAAAACCAGACCCTTGCCGCCATCACCTTCCAGAACTACTTTAGAATGTATGAGAAGCTGTCGGGCATGACCGGAACGGCAGAGACGGAAGCCGAAGAGTTTAAAAAAATTTACAACCTGGATGTGCTGGTCATTCCCACACACAAGCCCATGGTCCGTGAAGACCGGGCAGACTTGATATACAAAACCCAGGCGGAAAAATACGATGCCGCCATCAAGGAAATCATCCAGTTGCACAAAAAAGGACAGCCTGTGCTGGTGGGGACCATTTCCATCGATGTTTCCGAATCCCTCAGTGAAAAGCTCAAGAAAAAGGGAGTCAAACACAATGTGCTTAATGCCAAACACCATAAAGCAGAAGCCGAAATTGTTGCCAATGCAGGCCAGAAAGGCGCTGTGACCATTTCCACCAACATGGCTGGTCGCGGTACGGACATCAAGCTGGGAGAAGGGGTTAAAGAACTTGGCGGACTTCATATTCTGGGCACATCCCGCCATGAGTCCCGGCGGATTGACAACCAGTTGCGGGGCCGCTCCGGCCGCCAGGGCGATCCGGGAAGTTCCCGGTTTTATTTAAGCCTGGAAGATGATCTGCTCAGAATTTTCGGCGGTGACCGTATTCATGCAGTTATGGACCGGCTGGGTATTGAAGAAGGCGAACACATTGAGCATAAATTTATCTCCAAGGCCATCGAAAACGCCCAGTCCAAGGTGGAAGGGCACAACTTTGAAATCAGAAAGCACTTGCTCGAATATGACGATGTCATGAACCAGCAGCGGGAGATCATTTACCGTCAGCGCCGTCAGGCACTGACCTCCAAAGATCTCAAACAGGCAGCCCAGGATATGATGGAAGATGTCTCCTATGACCTCGTGGAAGGATTCATGTTAGACAAAACACCGCTTAAGGAATGTGATCTGGAGGCACTTTCATCGGCCATCAAAGGTCAGTTCAACATGGATTTGTCATTGGATAAGCCTGTTCAGGATAATTTTTCGGCTGACCAGTTGGGTCAATTTATATTTGATGCAAGCCAAGCCTTGTACAAGAAAAAAGAAGAGATATACGGCCCTGAAATCATGCGCCACGTTGAACGGTTTATCATTCTTCAGACAGTGGATACAAGATGGAAGGAACATCTTTTAAATATGGACCATCTAAAGGAAGGCATTGGCCTTCGGGGGTATGCCCAGCAGGATCCGTTGCGTATCTATAAAAAGGAAGGCTTTGATATGTTCCAGGACCTGATGAATCGGATTAAGCAGGAAATTGTGGACATCTTGTTTAAAATTCAGATCGCCTCTCCTACCCAGGTTGAGGAGATGAAACAAGAAGAACAGCAAGATCTGACCTTTTCTTCCCATGCTGATGAATCCGCTTCCAAACAGCCGGTCAGGCGCTCATCTGAAAAGGTCCAAAGAAATGAACCCTGCCCCTGCGGTTCAGGCAAAAAATATAAAAAATGCTGCGGACAATAA
- a CDS encoding response regulator, whose product METVLIVDDEEDIVELIQYNMVGQGYSVLTALSGEHGISLSTAHVPDLIILDLMLPGISGLDVAKYLRQKEETKNIPILMLTAKSSDADIITGLESGATDYMCKPFGIDVLLARVRAILRRHVPEAVKENADDLENGLVINRNRYQVKVNGTPVNLTLTEFQLLSFLASKKGWVFSRNQIVDAIHGTDYAVTDRSIDVVISGLRKKLKPKAYVIETVRGVGYRYKE is encoded by the coding sequence ATGGAAACCGTACTGATTGTTGATGATGAAGAGGATATTGTTGAATTAATTCAGTATAATATGGTTGGGCAGGGGTATTCCGTTCTCACGGCATTGTCAGGAGAGCACGGCATATCACTATCCACTGCTCATGTTCCCGATCTGATCATCCTCGATCTGATGCTGCCGGGTATCAGCGGCCTTGATGTGGCCAAATATTTAAGACAGAAAGAGGAAACAAAAAATATTCCCATCCTCATGCTCACGGCAAAGTCAAGCGATGCCGATATCATCACAGGCCTTGAATCCGGTGCCACGGATTATATGTGCAAACCCTTTGGTATAGATGTGCTTTTGGCAAGGGTCCGGGCTATTTTAAGACGGCATGTGCCTGAAGCTGTCAAAGAGAATGCAGATGATTTGGAAAACGGGCTTGTCATAAACCGGAACAGATATCAGGTCAAGGTAAACGGTACTCCCGTAAACCTGACCTTGACGGAGTTCCAGTTGTTATCTTTTCTGGCCAGTAAAAAGGGGTGGGTGTTTTCACGCAACCAGATCGTGGATGCCATACATGGTACGGATTATGCCGTTACGGACAGGAGCATTGATGTCGTGATCTCGGGCCTGCGCAAGAAATTGAAGCCCAAGGCCTATGTCATTGAAACTGTCAGAGGTGTGGGGTATCGATATAAAGAGTGA
- a CDS encoding archaeosortase/exosortase family protein: MHKRADRDAFNPSKQDLSPARKQRRSFTWTFLISAAFIIIPVSLIPESWYGPINRLTANLSAVFMRMMGSAPMVRGTTICLKDFTVNVISECSAIHLIALFAAFIIAFPAGRIQKLIGIVVGVVLISIINSMRIGAITMIGRFYPNLFDVFHIYLGQLGMLSLVVFMCLCWCRKVSDPDFLERPAGFFLRFLSFSFVPFLLWLPLNRVYQNIVDGFVEKIFSAASYKIIIPLTHDFYYQSFSLVTMTGLLFAAKSVKLSDRLRWFAIVFFVLTLLQIAFRICNTWITAFHMQWVEAVSQIVYFLCTQAIPLGIGLLFLMKVRAEKTQ; the protein is encoded by the coding sequence TTGCATAAGCGAGCTGACCGGGATGCGTTCAATCCTTCGAAACAGGATCTATCCCCGGCTCGAAAGCAACGCCGTTCGTTCACATGGACTTTTTTAATTTCCGCAGCTTTTATAATAATTCCTGTCAGCCTTATTCCTGAATCCTGGTATGGTCCGATCAACCGTTTGACAGCAAACCTTTCCGCCGTTTTTATGCGGATGATGGGATCGGCACCCATGGTCCGGGGCACGACTATCTGTCTGAAAGATTTCACTGTCAACGTAATTTCCGAATGTTCGGCCATTCATTTGATTGCTCTTTTTGCCGCTTTTATAATCGCTTTCCCGGCCGGCCGGATTCAGAAACTGATCGGCATTGTAGTCGGTGTTGTATTGATTTCAATTATCAACAGCATGAGAATTGGTGCGATCACGATGATCGGCCGATTTTACCCAAACCTATTCGACGTATTTCATATCTACCTGGGGCAGTTGGGCATGCTTTCCTTGGTCGTGTTTATGTGTCTGTGCTGGTGCCGTAAGGTGTCTGATCCTGACTTTTTAGAACGGCCTGCCGGGTTTTTTCTTCGATTTCTTTCTTTTTCCTTTGTGCCGTTTCTTCTCTGGCTGCCGTTGAACCGAGTGTATCAAAATATAGTGGACGGTTTCGTTGAAAAGATATTTTCCGCAGCCTCATACAAGATCATCATACCGCTTACCCATGATTTCTATTACCAGTCATTCAGCCTTGTCACAATGACCGGACTTTTGTTTGCTGCCAAGTCGGTTAAACTGTCTGACCGGCTTCGCTGGTTTGCAATTGTTTTTTTTGTATTGACACTGCTTCAGATCGCCTTTCGTATATGCAATACGTGGATTACGGCATTTCATATGCAGTGGGTTGAGGCCGTTTCCCAGATTGTTTATTTCTTGTGCACTCAGGCGATCCCCTTGGGGATTGGACTGCTCTTTTTGATGAAAGTTCGAGCAGAAAAAACACAATAG
- the pstC gene encoding phosphate ABC transporter permease subunit PstC: MTHKLTDKGIHSFFFIVALFSITALGLILVFLCKEGVGILSHVSLWDFIFGHYWYPTDEPPAFGILPLITGSLSVTMLSGLMAIPLGIMTAVYLSEIASPKVAEVVKPIVELMASMPSVVIGFFGMVVVAPFIQDLFKIPVGLNLFNASLMLAFMAVPTICSISEDAIFSVPMALKEASFALGATHLETIVRVVVPASLSGICTAVILGLSRAVGETMVVLMAAGGAAMIPGSVFDPVRPMPASIAAEMAEAPFGSEHYHALFAIGIVLFLFTFVFNMIADHISYRFRQVGEASL, from the coding sequence ATGACACACAAACTTACCGATAAAGGGATTCATTCGTTTTTTTTCATTGTGGCGTTGTTCTCTATCACCGCTTTGGGACTGATTTTAGTCTTTTTGTGTAAAGAAGGCGTCGGTATTTTATCCCATGTCAGCTTGTGGGATTTTATTTTTGGCCATTACTGGTACCCAACGGATGAACCGCCGGCTTTTGGTATTTTGCCCCTGATTACAGGTTCATTGAGCGTTACGATGTTATCCGGTCTTATGGCGATTCCTCTGGGGATCATGACAGCGGTATACCTGTCGGAAATTGCCTCTCCCAAGGTGGCGGAGGTGGTTAAGCCCATTGTGGAGCTTATGGCATCCATGCCGTCGGTGGTGATTGGATTTTTCGGCATGGTGGTGGTGGCCCCTTTTATTCAGGATCTGTTTAAAATTCCTGTGGGACTGAACCTGTTTAATGCCTCATTGATGCTGGCCTTTATGGCGGTACCCACCATATGTTCAATTTCCGAGGATGCTATTTTTTCAGTCCCCATGGCCTTGAAAGAAGCCTCCTTTGCCCTGGGTGCCACCCATCTTGAGACCATTGTCAGGGTGGTGGTACCGGCCTCTTTGTCAGGCATCTGCACGGCTGTAATATTAGGATTGTCCCGGGCTGTGGGCGAAACCATGGTGGTGCTGATGGCGGCGGGCGGGGCCGCCATGATTCCGGGATCCGTGTTTGATCCGGTGCGGCCCATGCCGGCAAGTATTGCCGCTGAAATGGCCGAAGCCCCCTTTGGCAGCGAACATTACCATGCCCTGTTTGCCATTGGCATTGTGTTGTTTTTATTCACCTTTGTTTTTAACATGATTGCCGACCATATATCCTACCGCTTCAGACAGGTCGGCGAGGCCTCTTTGTAA
- the pstA gene encoding phosphate ABC transporter permease PstA, which yields MVNTRRKITQNLVFILIRLAALINGAALMVMTYFILVRGGKALSWAFFTQAPRESMTAGGIFPCILGTFLLCLVTIVVALPIGVASAIYLNEYATQGKVVRLIRLGINNLAGVPSIVFGLFGLAFFCIVLKMGVSVAAGGLTLGIMTLPVVIGASEEALRAVPDTFREASLAVGATKWQTILRVVLPSALPGIITGSILGMSRAAGETAPIMYTGAVFFTPELPGSIFDEVMALPYHIYVLATAGTNIEATRHLQYGTALVLIALVFGMNALAIYLRSRMRRKLKG from the coding sequence ATGGTGAACACGAGACGCAAAATAACCCAGAACCTGGTTTTTATTCTGATTCGCCTGGCAGCACTTATCAACGGCGCAGCCTTGATGGTGATGACCTATTTTATTCTGGTGCGGGGCGGCAAGGCCCTTTCATGGGCGTTTTTCACCCAGGCCCCACGGGAAAGTATGACCGCAGGGGGAATCTTTCCCTGCATCCTGGGGACTTTTTTATTGTGCCTTGTCACGATTGTTGTGGCCCTGCCCATTGGGGTGGCATCTGCCATCTATCTAAACGAATATGCCACCCAGGGAAAAGTTGTTCGCCTGATCCGGCTGGGGATTAATAATCTGGCCGGAGTCCCGTCCATTGTTTTCGGGCTGTTTGGCCTGGCCTTTTTTTGTATTGTTTTGAAAATGGGCGTATCTGTTGCTGCCGGCGGGTTGACCCTTGGCATCATGACCCTGCCGGTGGTCATCGGGGCTTCTGAAGAAGCATTGCGGGCCGTACCGGATACCTTCCGGGAAGCTTCCCTTGCCGTGGGCGCCACAAAATGGCAGACCATCCTGCGGGTGGTGCTGCCCAGTGCGCTCCCGGGCATTATCACAGGTTCCATTCTCGGCATGAGCCGGGCTGCCGGTGAAACCGCCCCCATTATGTACACTGGGGCCGTATTTTTTACCCCGGAACTGCCGGGGTCAATCTTTGATGAAGTCATGGCACTGCCGTATCATATTTATGTACTGGCCACAGCCGGGACAAACATTGAGGCCACCCGTCATCTTCAGTATGGCACCGCCCTGGTGCTCATTGCTCTTGTCTTTGGCATGAACGCTTTGGCCATCTATTTAAGATCGCGAATGAGGCGGAAACTGAAAGGATAA
- the pstB gene encoding phosphate ABC transporter ATP-binding protein PstB produces MEPVIKMRTRHLDFFYGDFQALHDISIDFMENQVTALIGPSGCGKSTYLRCLNRMNDLIAGTRVKGQAMLGTDNIYDPSVDVVNLRRRVGMVFQKPNPFPKSIFENIAYGLRVNGVKDKTVIAGQVEESLKQAAIWDEVKNRLDSSALGLSGGQQQRLCIARALAIEPEVLLMDEPASALDPIATQKIEELIAQLSNRLTIIIVTHNMQQAARVSDRTAFFYMGKLVEINDTQVLFDNPDFKQTKDYISGRFG; encoded by the coding sequence ATGGAACCGGTTATTAAAATGCGTACCCGCCACCTAGATTTTTTTTATGGTGATTTTCAAGCCTTGCATGACATCAGTATTGATTTTATGGAAAATCAGGTAACCGCATTGATCGGCCCGTCAGGCTGTGGCAAAAGCACTTATCTGCGCTGCCTGAACCGGATGAATGACCTGATTGCCGGAACCCGGGTAAAAGGGCAGGCCATGCTGGGTACCGATAATATTTATGACCCGTCCGTGGATGTAGTGAACCTTCGGCGGCGGGTGGGCATGGTGTTCCAAAAACCCAATCCATTTCCTAAGTCTATTTTTGAAAATATTGCCTATGGCCTGCGGGTGAACGGGGTCAAGGACAAAACCGTCATTGCCGGTCAGGTTGAAGAAAGCCTGAAACAAGCGGCCATCTGGGATGAGGTGAAAAATCGGCTGGACAGTTCCGCCTTGGGGCTTTCCGGAGGGCAGCAGCAGCGGCTGTGCATTGCCCGGGCCCTTGCCATTGAGCCGGAAGTCCTGCTCATGGATGAACCTGCATCTGCGCTCGATCCCATTGCCACCCAGAAAATCGAGGAGTTAATCGCCCAGCTGTCCAACCGGCTGACCATTATTATTGTAACCCATAACATGCAGCAGGCGGCACGGGTATCAGACCGAACCGCATTCTTTTACATGGGAAAGTTGGTGGAAATTAATGATACCCAGGTGCTGTTTGACAACCCAGATTTCAAACAGACAAAGGATTATATCTCCGGCAGATTTGGATAA
- the argC gene encoding N-acetyl-gamma-glutamyl-phosphate reductase, giving the protein MIKTAIIGASGYTGLELVKLISNHPKACLEAVTSNSYQGKSFTDIYPSMRGFESLVCTPFDAKTLSGKVDVAFLALPHKVSMDFAPQLIEQGIKVIDLSADFRFDNIKTYETVYQPHTAPKLLEESVYGLCEINREQIKNTRIIGNPGCYPTSILVPLIPLLKEKLISAQGLVSDSKSGVSGAGRSLSLTTHFCEVNESFGPYKVGNHRHTPEINEVLTDAAGTPVSLTFVPHLVPVTRGMVSTIYAQVRENIDEKQIRDTLKKWYENEPFIRLLPPGKFPNMSHIKGTNCCDINFHLEPESGRLIVVSAIDNLLKGAAGQAVQNMNIMFSIDEKAGLDWVETPL; this is encoded by the coding sequence ATGATTAAAACAGCAATAATAGGCGCATCAGGATATACCGGCCTGGAACTGGTCAAACTGATTTCCAATCACCCGAAGGCCTGCCTTGAAGCAGTAACCTCGAACTCGTATCAGGGAAAATCATTTACCGACATTTATCCGTCCATGCGCGGATTTGAATCCCTGGTATGTACACCCTTTGATGCCAAGACGCTTTCAGGCAAAGTAGACGTTGCATTTTTAGCACTTCCCCACAAGGTCTCCATGGATTTTGCGCCACAACTTATAGAGCAGGGAATCAAAGTCATAGACCTTTCAGCGGACTTCAGGTTTGATAACATAAAAACATATGAAACGGTATATCAGCCCCACACCGCCCCAAAACTCTTAGAAGAAAGCGTTTACGGTTTGTGTGAAATCAACCGCGAACAGATCAAAAATACAAGGATAATAGGGAATCCAGGCTGTTACCCAACCTCCATCCTTGTCCCGCTGATTCCACTGCTCAAAGAAAAGCTGATTTCCGCTCAGGGCCTGGTTTCTGATTCAAAATCCGGGGTCAGTGGTGCAGGCCGTTCTCTCTCCCTGACCACCCATTTTTGTGAGGTAAACGAATCCTTTGGCCCCTATAAAGTTGGCAATCACAGGCATACGCCTGAAATCAACGAAGTGTTGACCGATGCGGCCGGAACGCCTGTGTCCCTGACCTTTGTTCCCCACCTGGTACCTGTAACCCGTGGAATGGTTTCAACTATTTATGCCCAAGTCCGCGAAAATATCGACGAAAAACAAATTCGCGACACCCTTAAAAAATGGTATGAAAATGAACCGTTCATCAGGCTTCTGCCCCCGGGTAAATTCCCGAATATGTCCCATATCAAGGGAACCAACTGTTGCGATATCAATTTCCACCTGGAGCCTGAATCGGGCCGACTGATAGTGGTTTCAGCCATTGACAACCTGTTAAAGGGTGCTGCCGGCCAGGCAGTTCAGAATATGAATATCATGTTCTCCATTGACGAAAAAGCAGGTTTGGATTGGGTGGAAACCCCGCTATAA